The proteins below come from a single Iocasia fonsfrigidae genomic window:
- a CDS encoding phosphoglycerate kinase — protein sequence MKKTLKDVNFKGKKTLVRVDFNVPLEDGKITDDTRIEAALPTIKYLIEEGARVILMSHLGRPKGKAVDSLRLDPVAKRLADILGQEVSKVDDCVGDEVKKAVETLQDGDVLLLENTRFHAEEKANDPEFAKELASFADIFVSDAFGAAHRAHASTVGVTEYIPSVAGFLMQRELNALDDVMQNPESPFVAIMGGAKVSDKIGVIRNLMKKVDYLLVGGGIANTFLRASGYETGKSLVEEDKLDLAKDLLKETEEKSVEIVLPIDVIVADKFDKNADSKVVAVDEIPADWQSLDSGGPETIAKYTEIIKNSRTVIWNGPLGVFEFDKFAKGTNAIAQALADSNAKTIIGGGDSAAAIKKAGLEDKMTHISTGGGASLMFFEGKPLPGVEALDDVE from the coding sequence ATGAAAAAGACTCTTAAAGATGTTAATTTCAAAGGTAAGAAGACACTTGTCAGGGTGGATTTTAATGTACCACTTGAAGATGGTAAGATAACTGATGATACAAGGATAGAGGCTGCTTTACCTACTATTAAGTATTTGATCGAGGAGGGTGCCCGTGTTATCTTAATGTCCCATCTTGGGCGTCCGAAGGGTAAGGCTGTTGATTCTCTCCGGCTGGATCCTGTTGCTAAAAGACTTGCTGATATTTTAGGCCAGGAAGTTAGTAAAGTGGATGATTGTGTAGGTGATGAGGTTAAAAAAGCAGTGGAGACTCTGCAGGATGGTGATGTCCTTCTGCTGGAGAACACCCGCTTTCATGCTGAAGAGAAAGCCAATGACCCTGAATTTGCTAAAGAACTGGCCAGTTTTGCTGATATATTTGTAAGTGATGCCTTTGGTGCGGCACACAGGGCACATGCCTCAACAGTTGGTGTAACAGAATATATTCCATCAGTAGCGGGTTTTCTAATGCAGAGGGAGTTAAATGCTCTGGATGATGTTATGCAAAATCCGGAGAGTCCTTTTGTGGCCATTATGGGTGGTGCTAAGGTATCTGACAAGATTGGTGTTATACGAAATCTAATGAAAAAGGTTGATTATTTACTGGTTGGTGGGGGTATTGCTAATACTTTCCTTAGGGCCAGTGGTTATGAAACTGGTAAATCCCTGGTTGAAGAGGATAAACTTGATTTAGCTAAAGACCTACTTAAAGAAACAGAAGAGAAAAGTGTTGAGATTGTTTTACCTATAGATGTTATAGTGGCCGATAAATTTGACAAAAATGCTGATAGTAAGGTTGTAGCTGTGGATGAGATTCCTGCAGACTGGCAGTCACTGGATAGTGGTGGACCAGAGACTATTGCTAAATATACTGAGATTATTAAGAATTCCAGGACGGTTATCTGGAATGGTCCTCTGGGTGTTTTTGAGTTTGATAAGTTTGCTAAAGGTACCAATGCTATTGCCCAAGCACTGGCAGATTCTAACGCTAAAACAATTATTGGGGGAGGAGATTCCGCTGCAGCCATCAAAAAGGCAGGCCTGGAAGATAAGATGACCCATATCTCAACAGGTGGTGGGGCTTCCCTGATGTTCTTTGAAGGTAAGCCCTTACCTGGTGTTGAAGCCCTTGATGATGTAGAATAA
- the tpiA gene encoding triose-phosphate isomerase, translating into MRKPFIAGNWKMNKTASEAVELVVELKDKVAGISDVEIAVCTPAVDLVSVQGVIKDSNIALGAQNMYWEESGAFTGEISGPMLTELGVSYVIIGHSERREYFGETDEDVNRKAKAAFKYGLKPIICVGETLEEREAGKTEDKVSGQIKADLAGLSNEQVAELVIAYEPIWAIGTGKTATSEEANSVIKYIRDLVREGFGDTADKVRIQYGGSVKPHNVEELMAQKEIDGALVGGASLDAESFTSIVKGAL; encoded by the coding sequence ATGCGCAAACCTTTTATTGCTGGAAACTGGAAAATGAATAAAACAGCAAGTGAAGCAGTAGAGTTGGTTGTTGAACTCAAAGATAAGGTAGCTGGCATCTCTGATGTTGAGATTGCTGTCTGCACACCTGCTGTAGATTTGGTAAGTGTTCAGGGGGTTATTAAAGATAGTAATATTGCACTTGGTGCCCAAAATATGTACTGGGAAGAGAGTGGTGCTTTTACAGGTGAGATATCAGGCCCGATGTTAACTGAGCTAGGGGTTAGTTATGTAATAATTGGCCACTCTGAACGCAGGGAGTATTTTGGGGAAACTGATGAAGATGTTAACCGTAAGGCTAAGGCTGCCTTTAAATATGGTTTAAAACCGATTATTTGTGTTGGTGAAACCCTGGAAGAGAGAGAGGCCGGGAAGACTGAAGATAAAGTAAGTGGTCAGATTAAGGCTGACCTGGCTGGTTTAAGTAATGAACAGGTAGCGGAATTGGTAATAGCCTATGAACCAATCTGGGCTATTGGGACCGGCAAGACAGCTACTTCCGAAGAGGCTAATAGTGTTATTAAATATATTAGAGACCTTGTTCGTGAAGGGTTTGGAGATACTGCTGATAAGGTTAGGATCCAATATGGTGGTAGTGTTAAACCCCATAATGTTGAAGAATTAATGGCACAGAAAGAGATAGATGGCGCACTTGTTGGTGGAGCCAGTCTTGATGCTGAATCCTTTACCAGTATTGTTAAAGGAGCACTATAA
- the gpmI gene encoding 2,3-bisphosphoglycerate-independent phosphoglycerate mutase, producing the protein MARPKPLALFILDGFGLRDNEEGNAVKGARTPNFDKIMQENPMTTMRASGEAVGLPEGQMGNSEVGHLNLGAGRIVYQDYTRINKAIDDGSILTNEVLDIVLGQVKADNKALHLMGLLSDGGVHSHNRHLYGLLEMAKEKGLNKVFIHAFMDGRDTPPKSGKTYLEELEEKIKEIGVGRIATVSGRYYAMDRDNRWERIKKAYDAMVLGEGNHAEKAVTAMEESYKDGVNDEFVIPVVIEDDDQITATIQEGDAVIFFNFRADRARQITRALALKDFEGFSRPAEHPADINFICMTEYDEEFDLPIAFPPISIKNGFGEILSKNGIKQLRIAETEKYAHVTFFFNGGIEKKYPGEDRELIPSPKVATYDLQPEMSAYEVTERLLAKIAEDKYEVIILNFANCDMVGHTGIFEAGVKAVEVVDECLGKLVPAITDQGGQILLTADHGNSEKMVDDDGEPFTAHTTSPVPLVYINAPGGVSLKPGKLADIAPTMLTILGIDLPAEMTGEVLLNRE; encoded by the coding sequence ATGGCTCGTCCAAAACCACTGGCTCTGTTCATCTTAGATGGATTTGGCTTAAGAGATAATGAAGAAGGAAATGCAGTTAAGGGTGCCAGGACACCGAATTTTGATAAAATAATGCAGGAAAATCCGATGACAACTATGAGGGCTTCAGGTGAAGCAGTTGGTCTACCTGAAGGTCAGATGGGTAATTCAGAAGTAGGTCACCTCAATCTGGGTGCAGGCAGAATTGTCTATCAGGACTATACCCGCATTAATAAAGCAATAGATGATGGTTCTATTTTGACTAATGAGGTATTAGATATTGTCCTGGGGCAGGTTAAGGCTGATAATAAAGCCTTACACCTGATGGGTCTGCTCTCCGATGGTGGTGTCCACAGTCATAATAGACACCTTTATGGACTGTTAGAGATGGCTAAAGAGAAGGGCCTGAATAAGGTGTTTATTCATGCTTTTATGGATGGTCGGGATACACCTCCTAAAAGTGGTAAGACCTATCTTGAGGAACTGGAAGAGAAGATAAAGGAAATAGGTGTAGGCAGAATTGCTACAGTTAGTGGGCGTTACTATGCTATGGATAGGGATAACCGTTGGGAAAGAATTAAAAAGGCCTATGATGCCATGGTCCTGGGGGAAGGTAATCACGCAGAAAAGGCTGTTACTGCTATGGAAGAATCATATAAAGATGGTGTTAATGATGAATTTGTTATACCAGTAGTTATTGAAGATGATGATCAGATTACTGCTACTATTCAGGAAGGTGATGCTGTCATATTTTTCAACTTCCGGGCTGATCGAGCTAGACAGATTACCCGGGCTCTGGCCCTGAAAGATTTTGAAGGCTTTAGCAGGCCAGCTGAACACCCTGCTGATATTAATTTTATCTGTATGACCGAATATGATGAGGAGTTTGATCTCCCGATTGCTTTTCCGCCAATTAGTATAAAAAACGGGTTTGGGGAGATATTAAGCAAGAATGGTATTAAACAGTTAAGGATAGCAGAGACAGAAAAGTATGCCCATGTTACCTTCTTTTTTAATGGTGGTATTGAGAAGAAATATCCTGGTGAAGACAGAGAATTGATCCCTTCACCAAAGGTGGCTACCTATGACCTCCAGCCGGAGATGAGTGCCTATGAGGTTACTGAGAGACTTCTGGCCAAGATTGCAGAAGATAAGTATGAGGTGATTATCCTTAATTTCGCTAATTGTGATATGGTTGGTCATACCGGTATTTTTGAGGCTGGTGTTAAGGCAGTAGAGGTGGTTGATGAATGTCTGGGCAAACTGGTTCCAGCTATCACTGATCAGGGTGGACAGATATTATTAACAGCTGATCATGGTAATAGTGAAAAGATGGTTGATGATGATGGAGAACCATTTACTGCACATACCACTAGTCCTGTTCCATTGGTATACATAAATGCCCCTGGTGGGGTTAGCTTAAAGCCAGGTAAACTGGCTGATATTGCACCAACAATGTTGACTATCCTGGGGATTGACCTTCCAGCAGAGATGACTGGTGAGGTTTTATTGAACAGAGAGTAA
- the eno gene encoding phosphopyruvate hydratase, with amino-acid sequence MVDTTIIDVFAREIMDSRGNPTVEVEVILGDGSMGRAAVPSGASTGAYEAVELRDGGDRYMGKGVLQAVENVNEVIAEELIGYDATDQVAIDKMMIELDGTKNKGKLGANAILGVSLAVAKAAAAALDSYLFKYLGGVNAKTLPVPMMNILNGGEHADNNVDIQEFMIMPVGATSFAEALRMCAEVYHNLKKVLQERDLSTGVGDEGGFAPDLASNEEAIQVIIDAVKKAGYEPGDDIMLALDVASTELYKDGKYILEGEGREMTADDMVNFYEEIVDKYPIISIEDGLAEDDWDGWKTMTDKLGDKVQLVGDDFFVTNTERLARGIEEGSSNSILIKVNQIGSLTETIEAIEMAKQAGYTAVVSHRSGETEDVTIADLVVAMNAGQIKTGAPARSERVAKYNQLLRIEEALGEAAQYAGKDAFYNLK; translated from the coding sequence ATGGTTGATACTACAATTATTGATGTTTTTGCAAGAGAGATAATGGACTCAAGGGGTAACCCAACTGTAGAGGTTGAAGTTATTCTTGGTGATGGTTCTATGGGCAGAGCAGCTGTTCCATCTGGAGCTTCAACTGGTGCCTATGAGGCAGTAGAGCTGAGAGATGGTGGAGACCGCTATATGGGCAAGGGTGTCCTACAGGCTGTTGAAAATGTGAATGAAGTTATTGCTGAGGAACTTATTGGTTATGATGCTACAGACCAGGTGGCTATTGATAAGATGATGATTGAGCTTGATGGTACAAAAAACAAAGGCAAATTAGGGGCTAATGCGATACTTGGTGTATCACTGGCAGTTGCTAAAGCAGCAGCCGCTGCTTTAGATAGTTATCTGTTTAAATACCTGGGTGGGGTAAATGCCAAAACCTTACCAGTTCCCATGATGAATATTTTAAATGGTGGGGAACATGCTGATAATAATGTAGATATTCAGGAATTTATGATTATGCCTGTTGGGGCTACCAGTTTTGCTGAGGCTCTGAGGATGTGTGCTGAGGTTTATCATAATCTTAAAAAGGTACTTCAGGAGAGAGATTTAAGTACAGGTGTTGGTGATGAAGGTGGATTTGCACCTGACCTGGCTTCTAATGAAGAGGCAATTCAGGTTATTATAGATGCAGTTAAAAAGGCAGGCTATGAACCAGGTGATGATATTATGCTGGCTCTTGATGTTGCTTCTACTGAGCTTTACAAAGACGGCAAATATATCCTTGAGGGTGAAGGCCGTGAAATGACTGCTGATGACATGGTTAATTTCTATGAAGAAATTGTGGATAAATATCCAATTATTTCAATAGAAGATGGTCTGGCAGAAGATGACTGGGACGGCTGGAAGACAATGACCGATAAACTCGGTGATAAGGTACAGCTGGTTGGTGATGATTTCTTTGTAACTAATACTGAAAGACTGGCCAGGGGTATTGAGGAAGGTAGTTCTAACTCTATCCTTATCAAAGTAAATCAGATTGGTTCTTTAACTGAAACAATAGAGGCTATTGAAATGGCCAAACAGGCTGGTTATACAGCAGTTGTTTCACACCGTTCTGGTGAAACAGAGGATGTTACTATAGCCGACCTGGTTGTAGCTATGAATGCTGGACAGATTAAGACCGGTGCCCCTGCAAGGTCTGAAAGGGTTGCTAAATATAATCAATTGTTACGCATTGAAGAGGCCCTTGGTGAAGCCGCTCAGTATGCAGGTAAGGATGCTTTCTACAACCTGAAATAA
- a CDS encoding 5'-nucleotidase C-terminal domain-containing protein: MKQSIVIVVFFTLLFSLTVLATEKSSENGGDIDSINIEDDQEIINLKKEIEEKNKEDYSKVVSSTIYFLNGEKTDVRTSETNLGNLIADAILANIEADLAFINSKGINASIDRGLITKGDVLNVLPSKDRVVVKKIKGADLLKIIEYSLSKYPDAEGVFPQVSGIKIIFTQDNTSQNRVLKVWINDLLLEEEKYYLVATNDFLAAGGDGFETFKKAKTIQEGERLDQIFIKYIREKEIIKSKVTGRIIPVSTYKNYFVYEVKKGDSLWKIASKFKVSIDEIAEVNSIKNKRLIYSGQNLLIPNN; the protein is encoded by the coding sequence TTGAAACAGTCAATTGTTATTGTAGTATTTTTTACTTTGCTTTTTTCATTAACTGTTTTAGCAACAGAGAAAAGTTCAGAAAACGGCGGAGATATTGATTCAATAAACATTGAAGATGATCAGGAAATTATTAATTTAAAAAAGGAGATTGAAGAAAAGAATAAGGAAGATTACTCTAAGGTAGTAAGTAGTACTATTTATTTTTTGAATGGGGAAAAGACTGATGTCAGGACCTCTGAAACTAATTTAGGAAACTTAATTGCTGATGCGATACTAGCTAATATAGAGGCTGATTTAGCATTTATTAATAGCAAGGGAATTAATGCCTCAATAGATAGGGGTTTAATAACCAAAGGTGATGTCCTTAATGTTTTGCCTTCCAAAGATAGAGTTGTGGTAAAAAAAATAAAAGGTGCTGATTTATTAAAAATAATTGAATATAGTTTATCAAAATATCCAGATGCTGAAGGTGTTTTTCCCCAGGTAAGTGGGATAAAGATAATTTTCACTCAAGATAATACTAGTCAAAATAGGGTTTTAAAGGTTTGGATAAATGACTTGCTACTAGAAGAAGAAAAGTATTATTTAGTTGCTACCAATGATTTCCTGGCAGCTGGTGGTGATGGTTTTGAAACATTTAAAAAGGCTAAGACTATTCAAGAAGGAGAGAGGCTGGATCAGATTTTTATTAAATATATTAGAGAAAAAGAGATTATCAAAAGTAAGGTAACTGGACGAATTATTCCGGTCAGTACATATAAGAATTATTTTGTTTATGAAGTTAAAAAAGGAGATTCTTTATGGAAGATTGCTAGCAAGTTTAAGGTTAGTATTGATGAAATAGCTGAAGTAAATAGTATAAAAAACAAAAGATTAATTTACAGTGGGCAGAACTTATTAATCCCTAATAATTAA
- a CDS encoding ATP-binding protein: MDLLQRKDTFFVKLLIRFFTITMIVILIFGFSVIYYFKGFYFSQKEDEIIKNSSAVMEYLAQSFVKNDRQEIVNWLNILAKLNSGQVWLINNQGYLIFSYPYLFSEEKRFSRYETIFTGKIISRLVDASDFEDPMLLVGLPVNYNEEVEAALLIFTPIKAINSTIYQVEKLMVLISILSIFLILIISYVWSKSLATPLQNIGNIAFEISKGEFGKTMTLAKEGVSSEIDTLLDSINSMSTKLKRTIDNLIEERNKLKHVLTGMEEGIIAVNKFGEIILINESACKLLDLNRNLMGKEFAKVIRNKKVLTVFETALKKFEENWQEVLIKRGNSKQCILIHCTPIYTDNKEFWGGVALFQDISERYRFEKLQREFVANISHELKAPLTSIQGAVELLLDGVANNKIKQNNYLKMILLESNRLTDLINETLILAEIDAGGLKLHKEIINVKNLFENMRMFFNNIKKEGQEMKLIIPDEKIGIYANQEKIKQVLINLISNSVKFSPGNGMIELGTKLCDDKIKIWVKDQGIGIPDSELNNIWERFYKIDKARTPGTNSSGLGLAIVKQIIEEHQGRVFVQSELKRGSTIGFFLPIK; this comes from the coding sequence GTGGACTTATTGCAAAGGAAAGACACTTTTTTTGTTAAGCTTTTAATTAGGTTTTTTACTATTACAATGATAGTTATCCTTATTTTCGGTTTTTCAGTTATTTATTATTTTAAGGGCTTTTATTTTTCTCAAAAGGAAGATGAAATAATAAAAAATAGTTCTGCTGTTATGGAGTATTTAGCCCAATCTTTTGTTAAAAATGATAGACAGGAGATTGTTAACTGGCTTAATATTCTTGCTAAATTAAATTCTGGTCAGGTATGGTTAATTAATAATCAGGGATATTTAATCTTTAGCTATCCCTATTTATTTTCTGAAGAAAAAAGATTTTCCAGGTATGAGACGATTTTTACTGGTAAAATAATATCCCGTCTGGTTGATGCTTCAGATTTTGAAGACCCGATGTTATTAGTTGGTCTCCCAGTAAATTATAATGAAGAGGTTGAAGCAGCTTTATTGATTTTCACACCAATTAAAGCGATTAATTCTACAATATATCAGGTTGAAAAATTAATGGTCTTAATATCTATTTTATCCATATTTTTAATATTAATTATTTCCTATGTTTGGTCTAAATCCCTAGCTACCCCCTTACAAAATATTGGTAATATAGCCTTTGAGATAAGTAAAGGTGAATTTGGCAAGACTATGACTCTGGCTAAAGAGGGGGTTAGTAGTGAAATCGATACTCTACTTGATAGTATTAATAGTATGTCTACTAAATTAAAGAGAACTATTGATAATTTAATTGAAGAAAGAAATAAATTGAAACATGTTTTAACTGGCATGGAAGAGGGTATAATTGCAGTTAATAAATTTGGTGAAATAATCTTAATTAATGAATCTGCTTGTAAATTGTTAGACTTAAATAGAAATTTGATGGGAAAAGAGTTTGCTAAGGTCATTAGGAATAAAAAAGTACTTACTGTTTTTGAAACTGCTTTAAAAAAATTTGAAGAGAATTGGCAGGAGGTATTAATAAAAAGGGGTAATAGTAAACAGTGTATACTTATTCATTGTACTCCAATCTATACTGATAACAAAGAATTTTGGGGTGGTGTAGCTCTATTTCAGGATATTAGTGAACGTTATCGTTTTGAGAAATTACAAAGGGAGTTTGTAGCGAATATATCACATGAACTAAAGGCTCCCCTTACTTCAATTCAAGGTGCGGTTGAGTTATTATTAGATGGGGTTGCTAATAATAAGATAAAGCAGAATAACTATTTAAAAATGATTTTGCTTGAAAGTAATCGACTGACAGATTTAATTAATGAAACACTTATACTGGCTGAAATAGATGCTGGTGGTTTGAAATTACATAAAGAAATAATAAATGTTAAAAACCTCTTTGAAAATATGCGAATGTTTTTTAATAATATTAAAAAAGAGGGACAGGAAATGAAATTAATAATACCTGATGAAAAGATAGGAATCTATGCTAACCAGGAAAAAATTAAACAGGTATTAATTAATTTAATTAGCAATAGTGTTAAATTTTCACCAGGGAATGGAATGATTGAACTGGGAACAAAATTGTGTGATGATAAAATAAAAATATGGGTCAAAGACCAGGGGATTGGTATTCCAGATTCAGAATTAAATAATATTTGGGAAAGATTTTATAAAATAGATAAGGCCAGAACCCCGGGTACTAATAGTAGTGGTTTAGGATTAGCAATCGTTAAACAGATTATTGAAGAACATCAGGGGCGGGTATTTGTGCAGAGTGAATTAAAGAGGGGTTCAACAATAGGATTTTTCCTTCCTATAAAATAG
- a CDS encoding response regulator transcription factor, whose amino-acid sequence MEKNKVLIIDDDQHICQILKDYFEFENFQVVLAYDGNEGLQKIKSKDPDIIILDLMLPELSGLEICKRLRPHNHVPIIILSAKNKDIDRITGLELGADDYVTKPFSPKEIVVRTKTVLRRIGNKEKQANVLTFTDLYINKNYRLVEVADKEISLTPKEFDLLWTMVSSPKTVFSREKLLKMVWGYDYFGDIRTVDTHIKSLRNKLGKELAAYLKTVWGVGYKFDDKIRED is encoded by the coding sequence ATGGAAAAAAACAAGGTTTTAATAATAGATGATGATCAACACATATGTCAGATACTTAAAGATTACTTTGAATTCGAAAATTTTCAAGTTGTCTTAGCTTATGATGGTAATGAAGGCTTACAAAAAATAAAATCTAAAGATCCAGATATAATTATACTTGATTTAATGCTGCCGGAGTTGAGTGGATTGGAGATCTGTAAAAGATTAAGACCACATAATCATGTCCCTATAATTATCTTGAGTGCTAAAAATAAAGATATAGATAGAATAACTGGTCTGGAACTAGGGGCTGATGATTATGTTACTAAACCATTTAGTCCTAAAGAAATAGTAGTTAGAACTAAAACTGTCTTAAGGAGGATTGGGAATAAAGAAAAACAGGCAAATGTATTAACTTTCACAGATTTATATATTAATAAAAACTATAGGTTAGTGGAGGTTGCTGATAAAGAAATATCATTGACTCCCAAAGAATTTGATTTATTATGGACAATGGTTTCTTCACCTAAAACAGTTTTTAGTAGAGAAAAATTATTAAAAATGGTTTGGGGTTATGATTATTTTGGGGATATACGAACTGTTGATACCCACATAAAATCTTTAAGAAATAAATTAGGGAAAGAGCTTGCTGCTTATCTGAAAACAGTCTGGGGAGTTGGTTACAAGTTTGACGATAAAATTAGAGAGGATTAA
- a CDS encoding KamA family radical SAM protein has translation MQVKYFTNLDQLEDISAKEKEKLKKVSQRYPFRANDYYLSLIDWNDPLDPIKRIIIPSIGELNAWGELDPSEESKYTVMPGLEHKYDSTVLLLISNVCGGICRYCFRKRIFKQPNQEYLRDIEAAVDYIRGHKEVTNVLLTGGDSFMLPTKRLKLIVGKLREIGHVKIIRFGTKMPVFNPYRILEDSSLIELIKNYSTPQKRIYIITDINHPKELSKKAIKGLKMLFKAGAILTNQTPLIRNLNDDPEVMAELFRRLSFIGVPPYYVFQCRPSVGNKEYAVPIEKGYKIYEEAKSRVSGLAKSSHFVLSHASGKIEVVGMNSKKIFFKYHRAFKNKNSSRFFSCKRNSEAYWLEDYDALACIS, from the coding sequence ATGCAAGTTAAGTATTTTACTAATCTTGATCAGCTAGAAGATATTTCTGCTAAAGAGAAGGAGAAACTCAAGAAGGTAAGTCAGAGATACCCTTTTAGAGCTAATGATTATTATCTGTCATTAATAGATTGGAATGACCCTTTAGACCCGATCAAAAGAATTATTATTCCCAGTATTGGAGAATTGAATGCCTGGGGTGAACTTGATCCCTCTGAGGAGAGCAAATATACAGTAATGCCCGGTCTGGAACACAAATATGATTCAACTGTTCTGCTTTTAATCAGTAATGTCTGTGGAGGTATCTGCCGTTATTGTTTTAGAAAGCGGATATTTAAACAGCCAAACCAGGAATACTTAAGGGATATTGAGGCTGCTGTAGATTATATCCGCGGCCATAAGGAGGTTACCAATGTCCTCTTAACAGGTGGGGATTCGTTTATGTTGCCTACTAAAAGACTGAAGCTAATTGTCGGAAAATTAAGGGAAATTGGACATGTTAAGATTATTCGTTTTGGGACTAAAATGCCTGTCTTTAATCCTTACAGGATTCTGGAGGATAGTTCATTAATAGAGCTAATTAAAAACTATAGTACACCCCAGAAGCGTATCTATATTATAACAGATATAAATCATCCCAAAGAATTAAGCAAAAAGGCTATAAAGGGCTTGAAAATGCTGTTTAAGGCTGGTGCTATTCTTACTAATCAGACACCATTAATCAGGAACTTAAATGATGACCCTGAAGTAATGGCTGAGTTGTTCAGGAGATTGTCATTTATTGGGGTACCCCCCTATTATGTTTTTCAGTGTAGGCCGTCAGTAGGCAATAAGGAGTATGCAGTACCTATAGAAAAGGGCTATAAGATATATGAAGAGGCCAAATCTAGGGTCTCAGGTCTGGCTAAGAGCTCTCATTTTGTCCTTTCCCATGCCAGTGGAAAGATAGAGGTCGTGGGGATGAATAGTAAGAAGATATTTTTTAAATATCACCGGGCTTTCAAGAATAAGAATAGTAGTAGATTTTTTTCCTGCAAACGCAATTCAGAGGCATACTGGTTAGAAGATTATGATGCATTGGCCTGTATTTCATAA
- the secG gene encoding preprotein translocase subunit SecG, which yields MLVLKVIHLIVALGVIAGILLQSGKSAGLSGVIDGGATTIFGKKKGLDEKLSLFTTVAAIIFMITSLALAII from the coding sequence GTGTTAGTACTTAAGGTAATACATTTAATTGTAGCCCTGGGGGTTATTGCAGGTATATTACTGCAGTCTGGTAAGAGTGCTGGATTATCTGGTGTAATTGATGGTGGAGCAACTACTATCTTTGGTAAGAAAAAGGGTTTAGATGAAAAGTTGAGTTTATTTACTACAGTTGCAGCTATTATTTTTATGATAACATCATTAGCCCTGGCTATCATATAG
- a CDS encoding PaaI family thioesterase: MYNMCFACGKENPISLGLEFSKTDQNKVEADFIPLPEHQGYEGIIHGGIVSTLLDEAMVTAVNSLGVEAVTGELRVRFRQAMKVGKEVHITGAVKKRRSKLVLTEGEIKDKSGQMVALAEAKFMLVE; this comes from the coding sequence ATGTATAATATGTGTTTTGCCTGTGGAAAGGAGAATCCTATTTCACTGGGACTAGAATTTAGTAAAACTGACCAGAATAAAGTAGAAGCCGATTTTATACCATTACCTGAACATCAGGGATATGAGGGGATTATCCATGGTGGTATTGTATCAACCCTCCTTGATGAGGCTATGGTTACTGCTGTCAATAGCCTGGGTGTAGAAGCAGTTACTGGTGAACTAAGGGTTAGATTTAGACAGGCTATGAAGGTAGGTAAAGAGGTACATATAACTGGAGCTGTTAAAAAAAGACGGTCTAAATTAGTTTTAACTGAAGGTGAAATAAAAGATAAGAGTGGTCAGATGGTAGCCCTGGCAGAGGCCAAGTTTATGCTTGTTGAGTAA
- a CDS encoding HDIG domain-containing metalloprotein, with protein sequence MKREEGYKLLNENIKQRNLIKHCLAVEAVMETLAEYFGEDKEKWGLAGLLHDIDYEETADDPEKHSLIGAEFLKDMGVPEDIVYAVKVHNGVHGLARKSMMDKTLYASDPLTGLIVASALIHPDKKLAAIDTDFVVKRYGERSFARGADREVIASCSEMGLDLAEFISLALKAMQGISGELGL encoded by the coding sequence ATGAAACGGGAAGAGGGCTATAAACTACTTAACGAGAATATTAAACAAAGGAATTTGATTAAACATTGTCTGGCTGTGGAAGCAGTGATGGAGACACTGGCAGAATATTTTGGAGAAGATAAAGAAAAATGGGGGCTGGCTGGTTTATTACATGATATTGATTATGAAGAGACTGCTGATGACCCGGAAAAACATAGTCTAATAGGTGCTGAGTTCTTAAAGGATATGGGAGTGCCCGAGGATATAGTATATGCTGTCAAGGTACATAATGGGGTACATGGTCTAGCTAGGAAGAGTATGATGGATAAGACCCTTTATGCCAGTGATCCCTTAACAGGTTTGATAGTTGCTAGTGCTTTAATACACCCTGATAAAAAACTGGCAGCTATTGATACTGATTTTGTTGTTAAGCGTTATGGAGAGAGATCATTTGCCCGGGGTGCAGATAGAGAGGTAATAGCTTCTTGTTCTGAAATGGGACTGGACTTAGCTGAATTTATTAGTCTGGCTCTTAAGGCAATGCAGGGGATTTCTGGGGAGTTAGGGCTATAG